GGCCGGCTACTCGACGGGGCTCTTCACGAGCCCGCACCTCCTGCACGTGGGCGAGCGGCTGCGTGTGGACGGCGTGGCCCTGGGCGACGCGGGCGTGGGCGCCCTGGTCGAGCGCGTGGCGCCGGCGGTCGCGGAGCGCGAGGCCACCTTCTTCGAGACGATCACGCTCATGGGGCTCCTCCACTTCGCCGAGCGCGGCGTCGACTGGGTGCTCTGGGAGACGGGCCTCGGCGGGCGGCTGGACTCCACGCGTGTCGCGGACGCCGAGGCCGCGCTCGTGACCGGGATCTCCCTGGACCACAGCCGCTACCTGGGCAGCGACCTGGCGGGCATCGCGCGCGAGAAGCTGGCGATCGGTATCGCGGGGCGTCCGCTGTACTCGGCGATTACTTCGCCTGAGCTGCGGGCCGTGGCGCGCGAGATGGCGGAGGCGATCGGCTTCGAGCTGGTCGAGCGGGATGCGGCGCTGGCGTGGCGGCTGGAGGGGGGGGAACTGGTGGTGGAAGGCGGCGCGAGCGTTGCGGCGGCGGGTTCGGCCGCGGCGGGGTCTGCCGCCGCGGCGCTCGCCGGGCGCTATCCGCTGCCGGGCCTGGCCGCTGTGCAGGCGGGGAATGCCGCCTTGGCCCTGCTCGCGCTCGCGGATCTCGGCGCGCGGCGGGGCGAGCGGCTGCTGCCGGCAGATCCTGGCGCGGCGCTCGCCGCCACCGCGCTGCCGGCGCGCTTCGATCGTCTGCCCGGCTCGCCCCTGCGCGTGATCGACGGCGGGCACAACCCCGAGGCCCTGCGCCTGACGCTCGCGGCCTGGCTGCACCTGCTCGCGACCGAGGGCCTACCGGCTGCGTCGGCCTGCGTGATCTTCGGCTGCATGGCGGACAAGGAGATCGAGCCGATGCTGGCGCTGCTGGCGGAGTGCCCCTGCCGCGTGATCCTCACGGCGGCCCGGCAGCCGCGGGCGATGAGCCCGGCAGCGCTCGCCGAGCGCGCGGGGGAGGCCGCGGCGCGCTGGGAAGGCGCGGCGGATCTCGAGGCGGCGCTGGCCGCGGCGGGGCCGGCGCCGGCGCTGGTGACGGGGTCGTTCTATCTGGCGGGGGAGGCGTATCTGGTCCTCGGCATGGCCTAGGCAGTGGCCCAGGATGCGCTAGACTGGCGCTGCAGCCGCACGAGGTGCCGAAGGCCTGCCCTGGAGTTCGTCCACGTCGAGAACAGCCAGTCATAT
Above is a genomic segment from bacterium containing:
- a CDS encoding bifunctional folylpolyglutamate synthase/dihydrofolate synthase, coding for MPDAPGGGVEPSRRFDFPETPLTAPTTETERFLYSLTRFGMKPGLENIRALAARFGDPQRALRFLHVAGTNGKGSVCHLLERQLRAAGYSTGLFTSPHLLHVGERLRVDGVALGDAGVGALVERVAPAVAEREATFFETITLMGLLHFAERGVDWVLWETGLGGRLDSTRVADAEAALVTGISLDHSRYLGSDLAGIAREKLAIGIAGRPLYSAITSPELRAVAREMAEAIGFELVERDAALAWRLEGGELVVEGGASVAAAGSAAAGSAAAALAGRYPLPGLAAVQAGNAALALLALADLGARRGERLLPADPGAALAATALPARFDRLPGSPLRVIDGGHNPEALRLTLAAWLHLLATEGLPAASACVIFGCMADKEIEPMLALLAECPCRVILTAARQPRAMSPAALAERAGEAAARWEGAADLEAALAAAGPAPALVTGSFYLAGEAYLVLGMA